The Thiosulfativibrio zosterae genome has a window encoding:
- a CDS encoding NAD(P)/FAD-dependent oxidoreductase has protein sequence MARKLILIGSGMAGNRFLDHLLQLAPQAFDIRVFNKESAAGYNRIMLSPVLAGEKSFQDIVTHNATWFMNHGIHLHSSTTIKSIDTQQKTVTSDLGQIYPYDDLIIATGSKPVILPIPGSELPGLVSFRDIRDVNRMIALSKQYQHAVVIGGGLLGLEAAYGLQKQGMKVTVVHRGPILMSQQMDAEAGHLLQQSLAARGLEFCMNQQTSAFLGSDRITAVQFSDGSELKADLVVMAAGIQPNTDLAKQSGLAVQRGVLVDDQLKTSVPNIYALGECTEHRGQVYGLVAPLFEQAEVLAKTLVGEAASYQGSLTATQLKVTGIELFSAGDFKESPNSATLIYRDSAKGIYRKMVVKDNQLVGTVLFGDTTDAQWYFGLLQQQTDISKFRDTLVFGQGYQSY, from the coding sequence ATGGCGCGCAAACTCATACTCATAGGGTCTGGGATGGCGGGCAACCGTTTTCTAGACCACCTCTTACAACTGGCCCCGCAGGCTTTTGACATTCGTGTATTTAATAAAGAATCTGCTGCTGGCTATAATCGAATCATGCTTTCTCCTGTGCTTGCAGGTGAAAAGTCTTTCCAAGATATCGTTACTCACAATGCAACCTGGTTTATGAATCATGGCATTCATTTACACAGCAGTACCACCATAAAATCTATTGATACTCAACAAAAAACAGTCACTTCCGATTTAGGTCAAATTTATCCTTACGATGATTTAATCATCGCTACCGGTTCAAAACCCGTTATCTTGCCTATTCCTGGCTCAGAATTACCAGGCCTGGTTAGTTTTAGGGATATTCGAGATGTGAATCGCATGATTGCTTTATCTAAACAATATCAACATGCCGTGGTGATTGGCGGCGGTTTGCTAGGGCTTGAAGCGGCTTATGGGCTGCAAAAGCAGGGGATGAAAGTCACGGTGGTGCATCGTGGGCCTATTTTGATGAGTCAGCAAATGGATGCAGAAGCCGGTCATTTGCTGCAACAAAGTTTAGCCGCGCGCGGCTTAGAGTTTTGCATGAATCAACAAACCTCAGCCTTTTTAGGGTCAGATAGAATTACAGCTGTGCAATTTAGCGATGGCTCAGAGCTTAAAGCGGACTTGGTGGTCATGGCTGCGGGTATTCAACCCAATACAGATCTTGCTAAACAATCAGGTTTGGCTGTTCAGCGTGGCGTTTTAGTCGATGACCAACTCAAAACATCGGTACCTAATATTTATGCTTTGGGTGAATGTACCGAACATCGTGGGCAGGTTTATGGGTTGGTCGCCCCTTTATTTGAGCAAGCAGAAGTCTTGGCAAAAACCTTAGTCGGTGAAGCGGCGAGTTATCAAGGTTCATTGACAGCCACCCAGCTTAAAGTCACGGGGATTGAATTATTTTCGGCGGGTGATTTTAAAGAATCTCCAAATTCTGCAACGCTTATCTACCGAGATTCGGCAAAAGGCATTTATCGCAAAATGGTGGTCAAGGACAATCAATTAGTTGGCACTGTTTTATTTGGCGATACTACGGATGCCCAGTGGTATTTTGGATTGTTGCAACAGCAAACCGATATTTCAAAATTTAGAGACACTTTGGTATTTGGCCAGGGTTATCAATCGTATTAG
- a CDS encoding ANTAR domain-containing response regulator, giving the protein MRSNFEVLLVTDESSADEMHAGLIMSGAKKVHVASVSENILKLMNEFSPDLIVLDIKKPTAMLFEQFSFANEYCPKPIVCFSEERDTKIIEKSVKAGVTAYIVEGKDVKRLKPILDVAMMRFNECQAVKKELAQVKDKLSQRAVIEKAKGLLVQYKHMTEDVAYSTMRKMAMDQGKKIADIATEICNVIAALEENALKEKVQ; this is encoded by the coding sequence ATGCGTTCTAATTTTGAAGTGTTGTTAGTGACAGATGAGTCGTCTGCCGATGAAATGCATGCTGGGCTAATCATGTCTGGTGCAAAAAAGGTGCATGTGGCATCTGTGAGTGAAAATATACTCAAGTTAATGAATGAGTTTTCCCCTGACTTAATCGTTTTGGATATCAAAAAACCCACTGCCATGTTGTTTGAACAATTTTCATTTGCTAATGAATACTGCCCTAAACCCATCGTATGTTTTAGTGAAGAACGCGATACCAAGATTATTGAAAAATCCGTAAAAGCGGGTGTTACCGCCTATATCGTTGAAGGTAAAGATGTTAAACGCCTAAAACCCATTCTGGATGTGGCCATGATGCGTTTCAACGAGTGCCAAGCGGTTAAAAAAGAATTAGCGCAAGTTAAAGATAAACTTTCACAGCGCGCAGTCATTGAAAAGGCCAAGGGTTTGTTGGTGCAATATAAACACATGACCGAGGATGTGGCTTATAGCACCATGCGGAAAATGGCGATGGATCAAGGTAAGAAGATTGCAGACATAGCGACTGAGATTTGCAATGTGATTGCGGCTTTAGAAGAAAATGCTTTAAAAGAGAAAGTTCAGTAA
- the queC gene encoding 7-cyano-7-deazaguanine synthase QueC: MKPSTSSFNEVKKAIVLLSGGLDSATVLAIATAQGYECHTMSFDYGQRHRSELDAAVRIAEQFHAKTHRVMQMNMNAIGGSALTDMDIAVPTGGLSETVPITYVPARNTVFLSYALALAEVVGALDIFIGVNAVDYSGYPDCRPEYIAAFETMANLATQAALEGHKVKIQTPLIHLSKAEIIQQGVALGVDYAKTVSCYQANSEGLACGQCDSCLLRKQGFREAGLDDPTPYAI, encoded by the coding sequence ATGAAGCCAAGCACATCCTCTTTTAATGAAGTTAAAAAAGCCATCGTTTTATTGTCTGGTGGATTAGATTCTGCCACGGTTTTGGCGATTGCAACTGCTCAGGGTTATGAGTGCCACACCATGAGTTTTGATTATGGTCAGCGCCATCGTTCGGAATTGGATGCGGCCGTTAGAATTGCTGAGCAGTTTCATGCCAAAACCCATCGCGTCATGCAAATGAATATGAACGCCATAGGCGGCTCAGCTTTAACCGATATGGATATTGCGGTACCTACCGGTGGTTTATCTGAAACTGTCCCCATTACCTATGTGCCAGCTCGTAATACCGTGTTTTTGTCTTACGCCTTAGCCTTGGCGGAAGTCGTCGGCGCTTTAGATATTTTTATTGGGGTTAACGCCGTTGATTATTCGGGTTATCCAGATTGTCGCCCAGAGTATATTGCTGCTTTTGAAACCATGGCCAATTTGGCGACCCAGGCTGCTCTAGAAGGGCATAAAGTCAAAATTCAAACCCCTTTAATTCATTTAAGCAAAGCCGAGATTATCCAACAAGGGGTTGCTTTAGGGGTGGATTATGCAAAAACAGTATCCTGTTATCAGGCTAATTCAGAAGGGCTGGCCTGTGGTCAATGTGATTCATGTTTGTTGAGAAAACAAGGGTTTAGAGAAGCAGGGCTTGACGACCCCACTCCCTATGCCATTTAA
- the ybgF gene encoding tol-pal system protein YbgF yields the protein MNRVTEFKKHSLCLSIMLALSTLSINATAAEFKPNTTAQATTPAVKTQVDTTDLQNRIERLERMADNPVLLQLSRRLADQQREIQGLYDQIDRLQFDLKNFKEQAGKRYRDSDARLTELEADRNPGHAETMPNDLIPEATSVPLTPAILPVSVTDASLPPVDKTPQAAEPATPQVQVKPEKVSPVANPTAIKTRPATDEEKAAYQAAFDLMKKKQYAESIQAFEDFRKSYPESILSSNAAYWAGEGYLISGEKDKAIAAFDVVQTLYPDSSKKPAAMLRQADTLRDTNQKSQAKALYESLIKQHPDSTIAAKAKTRIEGLVK from the coding sequence ATGAATCGTGTGACAGAGTTTAAAAAACATTCTTTATGTTTATCTATAATGCTGGCGCTAAGTACGTTGAGTATCAACGCCACTGCAGCAGAGTTTAAACCTAATACGACGGCTCAAGCGACAACACCTGCAGTTAAAACACAAGTGGATACAACGGATCTCCAAAACCGCATAGAGCGTTTAGAGCGTATGGCTGATAACCCTGTTTTATTGCAGTTAAGTCGTCGTTTAGCAGATCAACAGCGTGAAATTCAGGGCTTGTATGACCAAATCGACCGTTTGCAATTTGATTTAAAAAATTTCAAAGAGCAAGCGGGCAAGCGTTACCGAGATTCTGATGCGCGCTTAACCGAACTAGAGGCAGATCGAAATCCTGGTCATGCAGAAACGATGCCAAATGACCTGATACCCGAGGCAACCTCGGTGCCTTTAACGCCAGCGATTTTACCGGTCAGTGTGACGGATGCTTCTCTACCGCCAGTTGATAAAACGCCTCAAGCTGCTGAGCCAGCGACTCCGCAGGTTCAAGTAAAACCTGAGAAAGTCTCACCGGTTGCTAATCCAACGGCTATCAAAACTCGCCCTGCAACTGATGAAGAAAAAGCAGCTTATCAAGCGGCTTTCGATTTAATGAAAAAGAAACAATATGCTGAGTCGATTCAGGCTTTTGAAGATTTCCGTAAAAGCTATCCAGAAAGCATTCTTTCAAGTAACGCCGCTTATTGGGCTGGCGAAGGCTATTTGATTTCGGGTGAAAAAGACAAGGCCATAGCCGCATTTGATGTGGTGCAAACGCTCTATCCAGATTCGTCTAAAAAGCCTGCCGCAATGCTGCGTCAGGCAGATACCTTAAGAGATACCAATCAAAAATCACAAGCCAAAGCGCTCTATGAATCACTCATTAAACAACATCCCGATTCAACCATAGCCGCAAAAGCCAAAACCAGAATTGAAGGGTTGGTTAAATAA
- a CDS encoding OmpA family protein, which yields MKTLNLIFAFSLVTLLSACGGGAQTQPSDDDATAITPEGQMDENTIDKGNAPFEKAPVEVIGAVDEAAQNSALEAQSLTDEEIRKQQDMAAKTFRPVVYFGYDQSAIDEQNMATIVHYAEYLNQNLAEKITLTGHTDARGTPEYNLALGEKRAKSVKEIFMLYGVNESRISLVTMGEEMPVIDEQTEEAWAQNRRVEFSISQ from the coding sequence ATGAAAACATTAAATCTTATTTTTGCATTCTCTCTTGTGACCTTATTAAGTGCTTGTGGTGGCGGCGCTCAAACGCAACCTTCAGATGATGATGCCACAGCCATTACGCCAGAAGGGCAAATGGATGAAAATACCATCGACAAAGGCAATGCGCCTTTCGAAAAAGCCCCAGTTGAAGTGATTGGTGCGGTTGATGAAGCGGCACAAAACTCTGCTTTAGAGGCTCAAAGTTTAACGGATGAAGAAATTCGCAAGCAACAAGACATGGCAGCCAAAACGTTTAGACCTGTTGTGTATTTTGGCTATGACCAAAGTGCCATAGATGAGCAAAATATGGCGACCATCGTGCACTATGCAGAATATTTAAATCAAAATTTGGCAGAAAAAATTACCTTAACCGGTCACACAGATGCCCGCGGAACGCCCGAGTATAATCTAGCCTTAGGCGAAAAACGCGCCAAGTCAGTGAAAGAAATTTTTATGTTATACGGTGTGAATGAATCACGCATTAGTCTGGTGACCATGGGTGAAGAAATGCCGGTGATTGATGAACAAACCGAAGAAGCTTGGGCACAAAATCGTCGCGTTGAGTTTAGTATTAGTCAGTGA
- the tolB gene encoding Tol-Pal system beta propeller repeat protein TolB → MLKSFLKVSLIWVFSLTLAHADLTIEIDQSDENALPIAMVPLAWQGAASTAPVDLASVMAANFHRTGKFRPIDEADMPQLPHSLEEVRYDQWRNLDVDTLITGSIQEDSPGFYTIDLYLIDVLRRQQVIAKRWANIPQKWLRKVAHQMSDLAYKELTGIRGAFSTQIAYVTLEKVDGERRYALEVADADGFGAQKILKSSFPIMSPSWSPDGKQLAYVSFENGRSEVFAQSLDGKYRELLASFKGINGAPAWSPDGKQMAITLSKDGSADIYIMDLKTKNLRRLTTNWAIETEAVWSSNGRSLFYNSDRRGQPQIFQVFLDTGEERRVSFEGNYNANPEISPDGRYLAMVHGSGGFHIGVLDLYTNDFSIITKTFLDESPSFSPNGEMILYAMNRGGVGRLASVSVDGRITQIISSTSGQVREPAWGPFKD, encoded by the coding sequence ATGTTGAAGTCATTTTTGAAAGTCAGTTTAATTTGGGTGTTCAGTTTAACCCTGGCGCATGCTGATTTAACGATTGAAATTGATCAAAGTGATGAAAATGCTTTACCCATTGCCATGGTGCCTTTAGCTTGGCAGGGCGCTGCGTCAACGGCACCAGTTGATCTAGCCAGTGTCATGGCCGCTAACTTTCATCGCACCGGAAAGTTTAGACCCATTGATGAAGCCGATATGCCGCAGTTGCCGCACAGTTTAGAAGAAGTGCGCTATGATCAATGGCGTAATCTAGATGTGGATACTTTGATTACCGGCAGCATACAAGAAGACAGCCCTGGTTTTTATACCATTGATTTATATTTAATTGATGTGTTGCGTCGTCAACAAGTCATTGCCAAACGCTGGGCAAATATCCCTCAAAAATGGTTACGCAAAGTCGCTCATCAAATGAGTGATTTAGCCTACAAAGAACTGACCGGGATTCGAGGCGCTTTCAGTACCCAAATTGCTTATGTAACCCTAGAAAAAGTCGATGGCGAGCGTCGTTATGCTTTAGAGGTTGCGGATGCCGATGGTTTTGGGGCGCAAAAAATTCTTAAATCCAGCTTTCCCATCATGTCTCCAAGTTGGTCACCCGATGGCAAGCAATTGGCGTATGTGTCTTTTGAAAACGGTCGTTCAGAAGTGTTTGCGCAAAGTTTAGATGGCAAGTATCGTGAATTGCTCGCCAGCTTTAAAGGCATTAATGGTGCGCCAGCTTGGTCGCCAGACGGCAAACAAATGGCAATAACCCTTTCTAAAGATGGTTCTGCTGACATTTATATTATGGATTTAAAGACTAAAAATTTGCGCCGTTTAACCACGAATTGGGCGATAGAAACCGAAGCTGTTTGGTCTTCAAATGGGCGTTCATTGTTTTATAACTCGGATAGACGCGGTCAGCCTCAAATATTCCAAGTCTTTTTAGATACTGGTGAAGAACGCCGTGTGTCTTTTGAAGGCAATTACAACGCCAATCCAGAGATTTCGCCAGATGGGCGCTATTTGGCCATGGTGCATGGTAGTGGTGGATTTCACATAGGCGTGCTAGATTTGTACACCAACGATTTTTCCATTATTACCAAAACATTTTTGGATGAGTCGCCAAGTTTTTCACCTAACGGTGAAATGATTTTGTATGCAATGAATCGTGGCGGTGTTGGACGCTTAGCTTCTGTGTCAGTCGATGGTCGAATTACCCAAATTATCAGTTCAACATCTGGTCAAGTTCGTGAGCCAGCTTGGGGCCCATTTAAAGACTAA
- the tolA gene encoding cell envelope integrity protein TolA, with amino-acid sequence MMQFIARHPMAILAALVLHSLIILGFTYADFMKPTVLKVSVDGDSTSVIQPKVETMQPMKTFAVDAKVVEEQLALLKEAEAEKQREQERLNAKTQAEKQNLALLKQKQLEEQKKAEAAKQQALLEKRKAEESQRIAELEARKAEESKRLAEIEKQKVEAQKERTLAEQKKAEQAKQEAVLAEQQRKEARLKIAEAEKQRKEEEQKTQLLKAEIEKKEAEKKKLEQQALLAKLQKEQEEEEAELRRTLEAEETKRRAALKAKEMKSLQETYVTSIAAKVKDNWKTAAKVSPDAQCDIAIIQTPTGDITSVNILNCNAQANAQFRKDAEKAVYRSAPLPAPPVKELFERNIQFNFKP; translated from the coding sequence ATGATGCAATTTATAGCGCGCCATCCTATGGCCATTTTGGCTGCTTTAGTTTTGCATTCCTTGATTATTTTGGGCTTTACTTATGCAGATTTTATGAAACCAACGGTGTTGAAAGTGTCAGTCGATGGCGATTCTACCAGTGTCATTCAGCCCAAAGTTGAAACCATGCAACCGATGAAAACCTTTGCAGTGGATGCCAAAGTGGTTGAAGAGCAATTGGCCTTGTTAAAAGAAGCAGAAGCCGAAAAACAGCGTGAACAAGAGCGTTTAAATGCCAAGACGCAAGCCGAAAAACAAAATCTAGCGCTCTTAAAGCAAAAACAACTTGAAGAGCAAAAAAAAGCAGAGGCGGCTAAGCAACAAGCTCTGTTAGAAAAACGCAAAGCAGAAGAATCGCAACGCATTGCAGAGTTAGAAGCGCGCAAAGCAGAAGAGTCTAAACGCTTAGCAGAAATTGAAAAGCAAAAGGTAGAGGCTCAAAAAGAACGCACTTTAGCAGAGCAAAAGAAAGCCGAACAAGCTAAGCAAGAAGCCGTTTTGGCAGAACAACAACGCAAAGAAGCGCGCTTAAAAATTGCAGAAGCGGAAAAGCAGCGCAAAGAAGAAGAGCAGAAAACCCAGTTGTTAAAAGCTGAAATTGAGAAAAAAGAAGCCGAAAAGAAAAAATTAGAACAACAAGCGCTGTTGGCTAAATTACAGAAAGAACAAGAGGAAGAAGAAGCCGAATTAAGAAGAACTTTGGAAGCTGAAGAAACCAAACGCAGAGCGGCTTTAAAAGCCAAAGAAATGAAAAGTTTGCAAGAAACTTATGTCACTTCAATTGCCGCAAAAGTCAAAGACAACTGGAAAACCGCGGCCAAGGTTTCGCCCGATGCGCAGTGTGACATTGCCATTATTCAAACGCCCACTGGCGATATCACCAGTGTGAATATTTTGAACTGTAATGCACAGGCAAATGCGCAATTTAGAAAAGATGCTGAGAAAGCGGTTTATCGTTCGGCGCCTTTGCCAGCACCTCCTGTCAAAGAGTTGTTTGAACGCAATATTCAATTTAACTTTAAACCCTAA
- a CDS encoding ExbD/TolR family protein: MQTGFRSNRHKKRLMAEINVVPYIDVTLVLLIIFMITAPIVQQAVQVDLPATPTIKDKKQKVGEFEKPFVITVNKDGLYSTSENPNVMLSQKDLAALVGETMARVTLNPNVPVYIQGDQQAAYGKVVNLFVLLKANGVDQVSLMTQPEGKGL, from the coding sequence ATGCAAACAGGATTTAGAAGCAACCGCCATAAAAAACGCTTGATGGCCGAAATTAATGTCGTGCCTTATATCGATGTGACCTTGGTATTGTTAATTATTTTTATGATTACCGCACCCATCGTGCAACAAGCGGTACAGGTCGATTTACCCGCAACACCTACCATCAAAGACAAAAAGCAAAAAGTGGGTGAGTTTGAAAAGCCTTTCGTGATTACGGTTAATAAAGATGGCCTTTATTCTACCAGTGAAAACCCGAATGTGATGTTAAGCCAAAAAGACCTAGCCGCTTTAGTGGGGGAAACCATGGCGCGTGTTACGCTCAATCCTAATGTGCCAGTCTATATTCAAGGCGACCAACAAGCCGCTTATGGCAAGGTGGTGAATTTGTTTGTATTGCTAAAAGCCAATGGCGTAGACCAAGTCTCGCTGATGACGCAACCGGAGGGCAAGGGGTTATGA
- the tolQ gene encoding protein TolQ, translated as MNEQSVYLLVLNASPVVQAVMGLLLLMSIAAWAVTFSKSHQIRKARNASQEFEEIFWNTQDLTQLYNQLNGNYETNKGLAAIFEAGFKEFVNLKKQGVTDANDLVAGTQRAMKISFSREIESLENHTPMLATVGSSAPYIGLFGTVWGVMHAFSALGDIQNATLAAVAPGISEALIATAIGLFAAIPAVIAYNRLTNKTERLINQYENFAEGFLTIVQRQAHTPD; from the coding sequence ATGAATGAACAATCTGTCTATTTATTAGTGCTGAATGCGAGTCCAGTCGTTCAGGCGGTGATGGGATTGTTACTGTTAATGTCAATTGCCGCGTGGGCAGTGACCTTTTCCAAAAGTCATCAAATACGCAAAGCGCGCAATGCCAGCCAAGAGTTTGAAGAAATTTTTTGGAATACCCAAGATTTAACGCAACTTTATAATCAATTAAACGGTAATTATGAAACTAATAAAGGGTTAGCGGCCATTTTTGAAGCGGGTTTCAAAGAATTTGTTAATCTTAAAAAGCAAGGGGTGACCGATGCCAATGACTTGGTTGCCGGCACGCAGCGCGCCATGAAAATCAGCTTTAGTCGTGAAATTGAATCCCTTGAAAATCATACGCCCATGCTTGCCACCGTTGGTTCATCAGCGCCTTATATTGGTTTGTTTGGAACCGTATGGGGGGTTATGCATGCCTTTTCTGCGTTAGGCGATATTCAAAATGCCACCTTGGCGGCAGTTGCTCCCGGTATCTCAGAAGCCTTGATTGCCACAGCGATTGGGTTATTTGCGGCAATTCCTGCGGTTATTGCTTATAACCGCTTAACCAATAAAACAGAGCGTTTGATTAATCAATATGAAAACTTTGCAGAAGGTTTTTTAACCATTGTGCAAAGACAAGCGCACACCCCAGATTAA
- the ruvB gene encoding Holliday junction branch migration DNA helicase RuvB — translation MIETDRLVGGQQVEEDMYVMPTVRPQIIQDYIGQVAVREHLELAIHAAKMRGEHLDHVLLYGPPGLGKTTLSHIIAHEMGVTLRQTSGPVIDKPGDLAAILTRLEPHDVLFVDEIHRLSPIVEEILYPAMEDFQIDIIIGEGPAAQTVKIDIPPFTLVGATTRAGLLTSPLRDRFGIVQRLEFYSDAELEQIVTRSAQILGLHAEPEGALEIARRSRGTPRIANRLLRRVRDYAQVKGDGVITQPIANLALNLLEVDNLGLDKMDRRLLEMMVHKFDGGPVGIDSLATALGEERGTIEDVIEPFLVQQGFLMRTPRGRVVTDNGYRHLGLVRTLSDL, via the coding sequence ATGATAGAAACAGATCGTTTAGTTGGCGGCCAGCAAGTCGAAGAAGACATGTATGTAATGCCAACCGTGCGCCCTCAAATTATTCAAGATTATATTGGGCAAGTTGCGGTCAGAGAACATTTAGAATTGGCGATTCACGCGGCCAAAATGCGCGGTGAGCATTTAGATCATGTTTTGCTGTATGGTCCACCGGGTTTGGGTAAAACCACTTTGTCCCATATTATTGCCCACGAAATGGGCGTGACTTTACGCCAAACCTCTGGGCCGGTCATTGATAAACCCGGTGATTTGGCTGCGATTTTGACGCGTCTTGAACCGCATGATGTGCTGTTTGTGGATGAAATTCATCGCCTTAGCCCAATTGTTGAAGAAATCTTATATCCAGCCATGGAAGATTTCCAAATTGATATTATTATTGGGGAAGGGCCCGCAGCACAAACGGTCAAAATTGATATTCCGCCTTTTACTTTAGTGGGGGCGACCACGCGCGCAGGTTTATTGACATCACCGTTACGCGACCGTTTTGGCATAGTGCAGCGCTTAGAGTTTTATTCGGATGCAGAGTTAGAGCAAATAGTGACGCGTTCAGCGCAAATTTTAGGTTTGCATGCTGAGCCAGAGGGTGCACTTGAAATTGCTAGGCGTTCGCGCGGAACACCACGCATTGCAAATCGTTTGTTGCGACGCGTTCGAGATTATGCGCAAGTCAAAGGGGATGGTGTGATTACTCAACCTATTGCCAATTTAGCGTTGAACCTTTTAGAAGTAGACAATCTTGGCTTGGATAAAATGGATCGTCGCTTATTAGAAATGATGGTCCATAAATTTGACGGCGGCCCGGTGGGTATAGATAGTTTAGCGACGGCTTTGGGTGAAGAGCGCGGAACCATTGAAGATGTGATTGAACCCTTTTTGGTTCAACAAGGTTTTTTAATGCGCACCCCTAGAGGCAGAGTCGTTACGGATAATGGCTATCGCCACTTGGGTTTGGTAAGAACCCTTTCAGATTTATAA
- the ruvA gene encoding Holliday junction branch migration protein RuvA, which produces MIGFLIGKLHAKQPPLLLVNVNGVGYEVEAPMSTFYALGAEGSDVTLLTHMHVREDAMLLFGFATEHERALFKELIKVNGVGAKMALAILSSMSVQDFVFAVDAANSAGLTKIPGVGKKTADRLVIEMRDRLKNWALMFAANGKPLSLVSQGASVAPIQTLGQVQRSAINALESLGYKTAQAESMIGDIDAEGLTLEALIKKALQAVKV; this is translated from the coding sequence ATGATAGGATTTTTAATCGGTAAATTACACGCCAAACAACCGCCCTTGTTGTTGGTCAATGTCAATGGCGTTGGCTATGAGGTTGAAGCACCCATGTCCACTTTTTATGCGCTGGGCGCGGAAGGATCAGATGTGACTTTATTAACCCATATGCATGTCAGAGAAGATGCCATGTTGTTATTTGGGTTTGCGACCGAACATGAGCGTGCATTGTTTAAAGAATTGATTAAAGTCAATGGTGTGGGTGCTAAGATGGCTTTAGCCATTTTGTCATCTATGTCGGTGCAAGATTTTGTGTTTGCGGTGGATGCAGCCAACAGTGCTGGTTTAACGAAAATACCTGGGGTTGGCAAAAAAACAGCCGATCGTTTGGTGATTGAAATGCGTGACCGCTTGAAAAATTGGGCATTGATGTTTGCTGCTAATGGAAAGCCGTTGAGTTTAGTTTCTCAGGGCGCTTCGGTCGCGCCAATTCAAACCCTGGGGCAAGTACAAAGGTCTGCAATTAATGCCCTAGAGTCTTTAGGTTATAAAACTGCGCAAGCCGAAAGTATGATTGGCGATATAGATGCCGAAGGCCTTACCCTAGAAGCCTTAATTAAAAAAGCATTGCAAGCCGTTAAGGTTTAA
- the ruvC gene encoding crossover junction endodeoxyribonuclease RuvC: MAKISRILGIDPGSRKTGFGVIESGRYHPKYLVSGVIRVEKYSGADRLKNIFESVTQIIEQYQPDVVAVEKVFVYKNPNSAIILGQARGVILCAAALKNIPIMEYTPTQIKSTIVGQGHAGKAQIQFMVQNLLKLTQCPQEDAADALACALCHDRYMTLGIDPQAISKGTRF; the protein is encoded by the coding sequence TTGGCAAAAATCAGTCGTATTTTAGGCATAGATCCAGGGTCACGAAAAACCGGGTTTGGTGTGATAGAGTCAGGCCGTTATCATCCAAAATATTTGGTGAGCGGCGTGATTCGGGTTGAAAAATATTCGGGCGCAGATCGTCTTAAGAATATTTTTGAATCAGTGACACAAATTATTGAACAATATCAACCTGATGTGGTGGCTGTTGAAAAGGTGTTTGTGTACAAAAATCCCAATTCAGCGATTATTTTAGGTCAAGCTCGTGGGGTTATCTTGTGCGCGGCAGCCTTAAAAAATATCCCCATTATGGAATACACGCCCACTCAAATCAAAAGTACCATCGTGGGTCAAGGGCATGCGGGCAAGGCGCAGATTCAATTTATGGTGCAAAATCTGTTAAAGCTCACGCAATGTCCGCAAGAAGATGCCGCCGATGCGCTCGCGTGTGCGCTTTGTCATGATCGTTATATGACCTTGGGCATAGACCCGCAAGCCATTTCTAAAGGCACAAGATTTTAA